One genomic segment of [Phormidium] sp. ETS-05 includes these proteins:
- the crtE gene encoding geranylgeranyl diphosphate synthase CrtE: MTITKEQNDVPTLQASSEFDLSTYLGSYKKLVEEALDGFLPVQYPEKIYEAMRYSLLAGGKRLRPILCLSSCLMMGGTVEMATPTACALEMVHTMSLIHDDLPAMDNDDYRRGLLTNHKKFGEDIAILAGDGLLVFAFEAIASHTQGVPCDRLLRCITLIAKAFGAEGVVGGQVVDLESEGKPDISLETLNYIHTHKTGALLEACVLSGAILAGASEQDLQNLSLYAANIGLAFQIVDDILDITQTQEQLGKTAGKDLQAQKATYPSLWGLEESRRQAHKLIEEAKAALSPYGKKALPLMAIADFITSRSY, translated from the coding sequence ATGACAATTACAAAGGAACAAAACGATGTGCCGACGCTCCAGGCGTCTTCGGAGTTTGACCTCTCAACTTATCTGGGGTCTTATAAAAAGCTGGTAGAAGAGGCTCTCGACGGTTTTCTACCAGTGCAATACCCAGAAAAGATTTATGAGGCGATGCGCTATTCCCTGCTGGCGGGAGGCAAGCGGCTGCGTCCGATTTTATGTCTGTCAAGCTGCTTGATGATGGGGGGAACGGTAGAAATGGCAACCCCAACGGCTTGCGCCTTGGAGATGGTTCATACCATGTCCCTCATCCATGATGATTTGCCCGCGATGGATAATGACGACTATCGCCGGGGCTTGCTGACCAACCATAAGAAGTTCGGGGAAGATATTGCGATTTTAGCTGGGGATGGGTTGCTGGTGTTTGCGTTTGAGGCGATCGCTTCCCACACTCAGGGTGTGCCATGCGATCGCCTGTTGCGCTGTATTACCTTAATTGCCAAGGCTTTTGGCGCTGAGGGGGTGGTAGGCGGTCAAGTAGTTGACCTGGAATCTGAGGGCAAGCCAGATATATCCTTGGAAACCCTGAATTACATCCACACTCACAAAACCGGGGCACTTTTAGAAGCTTGCGTCCTGTCTGGGGCGATTTTAGCTGGTGCCTCGGAACAGGACTTACAAAATCTCTCTTTATATGCTGCTAATATCGGCTTGGCGTTTCAAATCGTGGATGACATCCTCGATATTACCCAAACTCAAGAGCAGCTTGGTAAAACGGCGGGGAAAGACTTACAAGCTCAAAAAGCTACTTATCCCAGTTTATGGGGTTTGGAAGAATCCCGGCGGCAAGCCCACAAGTTAATTGAGGAGGCGAAAGCAGCTCTATCACCTTATGGGAAAAAAGCCTTGCCCCTGATGGCTATAGCCGATTTTATTACCAGTCGCTCTTACTAG
- a CDS encoding WD40 repeat domain-containing protein — protein MQKKLLIESESEAPASDTAPFRLQQPRPHDVVLGGQEPPPFNGVVLGGIEGAKKRICYNSIPGKIIALQDALNYGQAGLDLIIEALQSPHHQIRWAAYSLLVNRPETEIQQVVTEHHPYRYIMCLATLHGHISAVRGIAISPDGSNIASASYDCTIKIWDLQTKSLLHTLRGHRDRVYSVACPSTTDKDNTLLVSGSADTTIKIWDIPSGTCRQTLTGHTQNVCSVAISPDGQTIASGSWDTSIKIWDIPSGKCRQTLTGHLSWVYGVAFSPDGTKLASASADGAIRIWDLNTKIGRILPHYGTPNYGTILHGVAYNGAKIPHSDRGRQELLASCTSQGEINIWDATRGARVSTLIGHTKRLNSAIFSPDGQTLISGSWDRTLKIWDPKQGIPIRTLIGHTRKVNTVAISPDGQFIASGSHDGTVKIWGILDC, from the coding sequence ATGCAGAAGAAATTGCTCATCGAGTCGGAATCCGAAGCACCCGCCAGCGACACGGCCCCTTTCCGCCTACAGCAGCCGCGCCCCCACGATGTGGTATTAGGCGGTCAAGAACCCCCCCCTTTCAATGGAGTAGTTTTGGGCGGTATCGAAGGCGCCAAAAAGCGGATTTGCTACAACTCCATTCCCGGCAAAATTATTGCCCTCCAAGACGCCCTCAACTATGGCCAAGCCGGTTTAGATTTAATCATCGAAGCCCTGCAATCCCCCCACCACCAAATCCGGTGGGCCGCCTATTCCCTTCTCGTCAACCGACCCGAGACAGAAATTCAGCAAGTAGTCACAGAACATCACCCCTACAGATATATTATGTGTCTGGCGACCCTTCACGGTCACATATCAGCCGTGCGAGGTATCGCCATCAGCCCCGACGGCTCCAACATTGCCAGTGCCAGTTATGACTGCACCATCAAGATTTGGGACCTGCAGACCAAGAGCTTACTGCACACCCTGCGGGGTCATCGCGATCGAGTCTATAGCGTCGCCTGCCCCAGCACCACAGACAAGGATAATACTTTACTCGTCAGCGGTAGCGCCGACACCACCATCAAAATTTGGGATATCCCCAGCGGTACTTGCCGCCAAACCCTCACCGGTCACACCCAAAACGTCTGCAGCGTCGCCATCAGCCCCGACGGCCAAACCATTGCCAGCGGCAGTTGGGATACCAGTATCAAAATTTGGGATATTCCCAGTGGCAAATGCCGTCAAACCCTCACCGGTCATCTCAGTTGGGTTTATGGCGTCGCTTTCAGCCCCGACGGCACCAAATTAGCTAGTGCCAGTGCCGATGGCGCTATCCGCATTTGGGACCTCAACACCAAAATCGGACGCATCCTCCCCCACTATGGCACCCCCAACTATGGCACCATACTGCATGGGGTCGCCTACAACGGAGCAAAAATCCCCCACAGCGACAGGGGGCGGCAAGAACTGCTAGCTAGCTGCACCAGCCAAGGAGAGATTAACATCTGGGATGCCACCAGAGGGGCGAGGGTTTCCACCCTCATCGGTCACACCAAACGGCTCAATAGCGCCATATTCAGCCCCGACGGACAAACCCTCATTAGCGGCAGTTGGGATAGAACCCTCAAGATTTGGGACCCAAAACAGGGCATCCCGATCCGGACTCTCATCGGTCACACCCGCAAAGTCAATACCGTAGCCATCAGCCCCGATGGCCAATTCATCGCCAGTGGCAGTCACGACGGCACCGTAAAAATTTGGGGAATTTTGGATTGTTGA
- a CDS encoding divergent PAP2 family protein produces the protein MTEFGDILNNRVLLVAFLACLLAQLSKFFIDFAKNGKPNPQVIFETGGMPSSHSALVTALATGIGQTVGWGSTEFALATIFAAIVMYDAAGVRRAAGNQARILNQIIELFDGHDFTEERLKELLGHTPLQVMVGSVFGVLVACLAGLAY, from the coding sequence ATGACGGAATTTGGCGATATTCTTAACAATAGAGTGCTGTTAGTTGCGTTCCTCGCCTGTTTGTTGGCGCAGTTATCGAAGTTTTTTATCGATTTTGCTAAAAATGGCAAGCCAAATCCCCAAGTGATTTTTGAAACTGGTGGCATGCCAAGCTCTCATTCGGCATTGGTGACAGCTTTGGCAACTGGCATTGGTCAAACTGTGGGCTGGGGCAGCACGGAGTTTGCCTTGGCCACCATTTTTGCCGCGATCGTCATGTACGATGCGGCGGGAGTTCGGCGCGCTGCAGGCAATCAAGCCCGCATCCTCAACCAAATCATCGAGCTATTTGATGGCCATGATTTCACCGAGGAGCGCCTCAAAGAATTGCTCGGTCACACTCCCCTTCAAGTCATGGTTGGCTCGGTGTTTGGGGTGCTGGTGGCTTGCTTAGCCGGACTCGCTTATTAA
- a CDS encoding glycosyltransferase family 39 protein, translated as MLQSLALEDPHHPPLYYLIARFWVQHFGDSVAVIRSLSAVISLLAWPFIYLLCQALFAKPLVAEIAVALIAVSPFHILYAREARPYSLWTVTILLSSWLLLRNLSPRNRVSVEHLCPGTRHLVEKPGFLSKGLLTNDQKLNLWLYAASLALGLYTFLLSGLVPVAHGIYLGTLNLWRIKTSHQCQGLPTGAEKSASRWGLTGYLVALVASLVLFSPWMLVVCRNWYRVETTTAWTGDKMPLLFLLKIWVANISRLFFDINFDSESHLGFYAIVPIFLSLVLGVWSIYFLIRHTPPRVWLFVVILIAVSFLSLIIPDLILGGRRSSISRYLIPGYLGIEIAVAYFTAAQIERLQQRRQPLFFSIFTLLLIAGIVSGTVLVQSDSWWIKKNSHYNPLVAEVINQMPQPILISSNYRYNFGEILSLSHLLAPQVRLLLVQEPNLPQIPSGFSNVLVFNPSPHLVAGIKNHHKYWIKPFHQPELRLWQVTISNIKSG; from the coding sequence GTGCTACAATCCCTCGCATTAGAAGACCCCCATCACCCACCGCTTTACTATTTAATAGCCCGATTTTGGGTGCAGCATTTTGGCGATTCTGTGGCGGTAATTAGAAGTTTATCCGCTGTTATCAGTTTGCTGGCTTGGCCATTTATTTACCTCCTATGTCAAGCATTATTTGCCAAGCCCCTGGTAGCAGAAATAGCCGTGGCATTAATTGCCGTTTCTCCCTTCCACATTCTTTACGCCCGCGAAGCCAGACCATACAGCTTATGGACAGTCACAATTTTGCTTTCCAGTTGGCTGTTACTGCGTAATTTGTCCCCCAGAAACCGGGTTTCTGTGGAGCATCTCTGTCCGGGTACTAGACATCTCGTTGAGAAACCCGGTTTCTTATCCAAGGGACTTTTGACCAATGACCAAAAACTAAATCTATGGCTCTATGCAGCCAGTTTGGCTTTGGGTTTATACACATTTCTCCTATCGGGTTTAGTGCCGGTGGCTCATGGCATTTATCTCGGCACTCTGAACCTGTGGCGGATAAAGACAAGCCACCAGTGTCAAGGCTTACCTACAGGTGCAGAAAAATCAGCATCGAGATGGGGGCTTACTGGCTATCTGGTGGCTTTAGTCGCTTCGTTAGTGTTGTTTTCTCCCTGGATGTTAGTGGTGTGCAGGAACTGGTATCGCGTGGAGACTACCACCGCCTGGACTGGAGATAAAATGCCGCTACTTTTCTTACTCAAGATATGGGTAGCTAACATTTCTCGGCTATTTTTCGATATAAATTTTGACTCAGAATCTCATCTGGGTTTCTACGCGATCGTCCCGATTTTCCTGTCCCTGGTGCTAGGGGTATGGTCAATATACTTTCTCATCCGGCACACCCCACCAAGAGTCTGGCTATTTGTTGTTATTTTAATCGCCGTTAGCTTTTTATCCCTCATCATCCCCGACTTAATTTTAGGTGGCAGGCGCTCCAGTATCAGCCGCTATTTAATTCCCGGTTATCTTGGCATTGAAATAGCCGTAGCTTATTTCACCGCCGCTCAAATTGAACGCTTACAGCAACGGAGACAACCTCTATTTTTCTCAATTTTCACTTTACTTTTAATTGCTGGCATAGTTTCTGGCACGGTTCTTGTTCAGTCTGACAGTTGGTGGATTAAGAAAAATAGTCATTATAATCCCCTTGTCGCTGAGGTTATTAATCAAATGCCACAGCCAATTTTAATCAGCAGTAATTATCGCTATAATTTTGGAGAAATTTTGTCCTTAAGTCATTTACTCGCTCCCCAGGTGCGGCTCCTGTTAGTACAAGAGCCCAATTTACCCCAAATTCCTTCAGGGTTTAGTAATGTCTTAGTTTTTAATCCCTCTCCCCACCTGGTAGCAGGGATTAAAAATCATCATAAATATTGGATCAAACCTTTCCATCAGCCAGAATTGCGCTTATGGCAGGTGACTATATCTAATATCAAATCCGGTTAA
- a CDS encoding WD40 repeat domain-containing protein, which produces MTNPYQPQIYDAVLGGDNPPPVTAAVLGGIAGVKRRFAAKAIEEKRAALKEAVNYPHKGGLEILIQALKDPDQIIQKYAYLILREREEIEVREALLGFNIYQFFACKKTIKGHIHNVNSIAFSPTNSKLASCGNDGTIKIWDVKLGTEIKTLTGHTGMVYDLAWTPDGKKLASGGYDGTVKIWDVRSGSLQAALTGHTGKVLGVAIAPGGSGIASCSEDKSIKIWDMNNGTLLHTLRSHAGMVQSIAYSSEGRQLISGSEDGTIKIWDIDIAQLRRTLRGHDRSVTSIAIAPNQTIASGSWDGYIKIWDAHTGALKRTLTNHNDWVTGVTISADGRTLVSCSCDRTIKIIDIATGTLRKTLRGHTQRVSGVAISPNGETIASCSRDSTIKIWGIGS; this is translated from the coding sequence ATGACAAATCCCTATCAGCCCCAAATCTACGATGCCGTGCTGGGGGGTGACAACCCGCCGCCGGTAACGGCTGCCGTCTTAGGAGGCATCGCCGGAGTCAAGCGGCGTTTTGCGGCGAAAGCGATTGAAGAAAAAAGGGCGGCATTAAAAGAGGCAGTCAATTATCCCCACAAAGGCGGATTAGAAATCCTCATCCAAGCCTTAAAAGACCCAGACCAAATAATTCAAAAATATGCTTACTTAATTCTCAGAGAAAGAGAAGAAATAGAAGTAAGAGAGGCTTTGTTGGGCTTTAATATTTATCAATTTTTTGCCTGCAAAAAAACTATTAAAGGACATATTCATAATGTGAATAGTATCGCTTTTTCTCCGACAAATTCAAAGTTAGCTAGTTGCGGCAATGATGGGACAATTAAGATTTGGGATGTGAAATTAGGCACCGAGATTAAAACCTTGACCGGTCATACTGGGATGGTTTATGACTTGGCGTGGACTCCCGATGGCAAAAAATTGGCCAGTGGGGGTTATGATGGTACGGTGAAGATTTGGGATGTTCGGTCTGGAAGTTTGCAGGCAGCCCTCACAGGACATACCGGGAAAGTGTTGGGAGTGGCGATCGCTCCCGGTGGTAGTGGCATTGCTAGCTGTAGTGAAGATAAAAGTATCAAAATTTGGGACATGAACAATGGGACTTTACTGCACACCCTCCGGAGTCATGCGGGGATGGTGCAGAGTATCGCCTACAGCAGTGAAGGACGGCAATTAATTAGTGGTAGCGAAGATGGCACGATTAAAATCTGGGACATAGACATAGCCCAGCTACGGCGTACCCTGCGGGGACACGATCGCTCCGTCACCAGCATCGCCATTGCCCCCAACCAAACCATTGCCAGCGGTAGTTGGGACGGATATATCAAAATTTGGGATGCTCATACCGGAGCGCTAAAAAGAACCCTCACCAACCACAACGACTGGGTAACAGGTGTCACCATCAGCGCCGACGGTCGCACCCTCGTGAGCTGTAGCTGCGATCGGACAATCAAAATCATCGACATCGCCACTGGCACCCTCAGAAAAACCCTTCGCGGTCACACCCAGCGCGTCAGCGGTGTTGCCATCAGTCCCAACGGCGAGACGATCGCCAGTTGCAGCCGCGACAGCACAATTAAAATTTGGGGCATCGGTTCTTAA
- a CDS encoding MgPME-cyclase complex family protein produces the protein MPTYHYVLASQRFLLEEEPFEEVLKERQRNYQENNKEIDFWLVKQPAFLEAPAMKEIKAKCPQPSVAVVSTNPSFITWLKLRLEYVITGQFEAPSDAIPDAIASLEKAVV, from the coding sequence ATGCCCACTTATCACTACGTCCTCGCATCCCAACGCTTTTTATTAGAAGAAGAACCTTTTGAGGAAGTCCTCAAAGAGCGCCAACGCAACTATCAAGAAAATAACAAAGAAATTGATTTTTGGTTGGTGAAGCAACCGGCATTTTTAGAAGCTCCGGCTATGAAAGAAATTAAGGCCAAATGCCCCCAGCCATCCGTTGCAGTTGTTTCTACCAACCCGTCTTTTATTACTTGGTTGAAATTGCGCTTAGAATATGTCATCACTGGGCAATTTGAAGCTCCTTCAGATGCTATCCCTGACGCCATAGCATCCTTAGAAAAAGCCGTAGTGTAA